The Streptomyces sp. NBC_00162 genome window below encodes:
- a CDS encoding nitroreductase family deazaflavin-dependent oxidoreductase, whose amino-acid sequence MALLRAVMLRIGQKSSPALRRFIVVMSVLHLGVYRRTGGLLGRLGLKHGKIVIITTTGRRTGEPRTVPLLAVEDGEDLAVIASHGGLDQPPGWWLNLGENPFATVEIRGRTFHVRAEQADQRKRAELWLRFVKAFPGYEDYRQRTARGLPIVILHPVPGPAVTAG is encoded by the coding sequence GTGGCGCTTCTGCGCGCGGTCATGCTCCGGATCGGACAGAAGTCCAGTCCTGCCCTTCGCAGATTCATCGTCGTCATGAGCGTGCTGCATCTCGGCGTCTATCGACGAACGGGTGGTCTGCTGGGACGACTGGGTCTGAAGCACGGCAAGATCGTGATCATCACGACGACGGGCCGTAGGACCGGCGAGCCGCGGACGGTTCCCCTCCTCGCTGTCGAGGACGGCGAAGACCTCGCGGTCATCGCTTCTCATGGGGGCCTGGACCAGCCGCCGGGCTGGTGGCTGAACCTCGGAGAAAATCCCTTCGCGACGGTCGAGATCAGAGGTCGCACCTTCCATGTCAGGGCCGAGCAGGCTGACCAACGGAAACGTGCGGAACTGTGGCTCCGGTTCGTCAAGGCTTTCCCCGGGTACGAGGATTACCGGCAGCGCACAGCCCGAGGGCTTCCCATTGTAATTCTCCATCCCGTGCCCGGACCGGCCGTGACAGCAGGCTGA
- a CDS encoding pyridoxal-phosphate dependent enzyme gives MRDHNGIQRILEAPFVPLGQWPTPISAISRSNGVDVLVKRDDLSGHGRGGVKTRKIEHLVGHMLEKGYGSLVTPVGNVTNLVHDILPVLRRFDIAWEIVVADVPPLPLDQRRRMFGGLGNNVRLIGPGHIEAAGALAGAYHRSRRAGRRPFFAPPSLAHPAAVIAAARGFLEMVGQVEAMGVPPLQTVFITAASGTAFAGFVLAENLLRLQGHRPIHVVGVQVYPGPARWWIHGLVRWTENHLSVSDRVPSGRIDLRTTRIYREFGRYPTDLVELCTSVKDETGLKLDPVFGGKTWSIMEFCLAQGRSNGSVLYWHCGYTPDWEVVPAAC, from the coding sequence ATGCGCGACCACAACGGAATCCAGCGCATTCTGGAGGCCCCGTTCGTCCCTCTGGGACAGTGGCCGACGCCGATCTCGGCAATCTCCCGATCAAACGGGGTGGATGTCCTGGTCAAGCGTGACGACCTCTCCGGTCACGGCCGCGGAGGCGTCAAGACACGTAAGATCGAGCATCTGGTCGGGCACATGCTGGAGAAGGGGTACGGCAGCCTCGTCACCCCGGTGGGCAACGTGACCAACCTCGTACACGACATCCTCCCGGTTCTTCGACGGTTCGACATCGCATGGGAAATCGTCGTCGCTGACGTTCCGCCTCTTCCTCTCGATCAACGACGGAGGATGTTCGGCGGTCTCGGAAACAACGTGCGTCTGATCGGTCCGGGCCACATCGAGGCAGCCGGTGCGCTGGCCGGTGCCTATCACCGGAGCCGCAGAGCGGGACGGCGGCCGTTCTTCGCCCCGCCGAGCCTCGCACATCCCGCAGCGGTGATCGCTGCTGCGCGCGGTTTCCTGGAAATGGTGGGTCAGGTCGAGGCCATGGGGGTGCCGCCGCTGCAGACGGTGTTCATCACGGCCGCGTCGGGCACCGCGTTCGCGGGTTTCGTGCTGGCGGAGAACCTCCTGCGCCTGCAAGGACATCGTCCGATCCATGTCGTCGGCGTTCAGGTTTACCCGGGCCCAGCACGCTGGTGGATCCACGGACTCGTCCGGTGGACCGAGAACCACTTGTCGGTGTCCGACCGGGTGCCCAGTGGACGCATCGACCTGAGGACGACCAGGATCTATCGCGAATTCGGTCGCTACCCAACCGACTTGGTCGAGCTGTGCACATCCGTGAAGGACGAGACAGGACTGAAACTCGACCCGGTATTCGGAGGTAAGACCTGGTCGATCATGGAGTTTTGTCTAGCCCAGGGGCGCAGCAATGGTTCCGTGTTGTATTGGCACTGCGGCTACACGCCGGACTGGGAGGTCGTGCCCGCGGCTTGTTGA
- a CDS encoding SDR family NAD(P)-dependent oxidoreductase produces MSSRGGRRVRRHSPFGRHLEETRDEAVFVTGTSSGIGRAIALDLAGRSVTVFAGVRRAGDAPKGDGLPGAVHEILLDVTSGSQIAEAADSIRRLLGRQRLRGVVNNAGAATGGPLEYVTIDEMRHQFEVNVFGQLAVTQAVLDLIRDHGDGRVLFTSSIAGHIAAPCFGPYAASKHALNGIAESMRRELRPWNIRVSVLVPGAVATPIWSKADHSVQGLTDRLPTRAKELYGSTLENMRRYVASAAAGRSISPSVVARAARHALYARHPKAVYLMGAEARAGVALSTALPTRVFDALLARQLSRSPSR; encoded by the coding sequence ATGAGCAGTCGAGGAGGCCGCCGCGTGAGGCGTCACTCACCTTTTGGTCGGCACCTCGAGGAAACCAGAGACGAAGCAGTCTTCGTCACCGGTACATCCAGCGGGATCGGCAGGGCAATCGCTCTGGACCTCGCCGGGCGAAGTGTGACCGTATTCGCCGGTGTGCGTAGGGCCGGGGACGCGCCGAAGGGCGACGGACTACCAGGTGCGGTGCACGAGATCCTCTTGGACGTCACCAGTGGCAGCCAGATCGCGGAGGCGGCCGATTCGATCCGCCGGCTCCTGGGCCGGCAGCGCCTCCGCGGAGTGGTGAACAACGCCGGCGCCGCGACAGGCGGCCCCCTGGAATACGTGACCATCGATGAGATGCGACACCAGTTCGAGGTCAACGTCTTCGGCCAGCTGGCCGTGACTCAGGCGGTTCTTGACCTGATCCGTGATCACGGGGACGGACGCGTACTCTTCACGAGCTCTATCGCAGGACACATCGCCGCACCCTGCTTCGGACCCTACGCCGCGTCAAAGCACGCACTGAACGGCATAGCGGAGTCGATGCGACGCGAGCTGCGGCCATGGAACATCCGCGTGTCCGTCCTCGTGCCCGGAGCGGTGGCGACCCCGATCTGGAGCAAGGCAGACCATTCTGTGCAGGGCTTGACGGACCGACTGCCGACGAGAGCGAAGGAGTTGTACGGCAGCACACTGGAGAACATGCGGCGATACGTGGCTTCCGCCGCGGCGGGACGGAGCATCTCACCGTCGGTGGTCGCCCGTGCCGCCCGTCATGCGCTCTATGCGCGACATCCCAAGGCCGTCTATCTCATGGGCGCGGAGGCACGCGCGGGGGTGGCCCTGTCCACCGCTCTGCCCACACGTGTCTTCGACGCGCTGCTTGCCAGGCAGCTGAGCAGATCCCCGTCGAGATAG
- a CDS encoding glycosyltransferase family 2 protein, whose translation MAAPQRSFVHSDAVPSGGHRQPVLLFEWDPPGQGESTIYLGTSGVWRKRAIEELGGWREAPFTDDGIDLSFRAQLAGWSVVFVNEALASSDLPDTYLSYKSQQRRWARAAFRLFLDYGKNALSPPQGKRRRFLELSSLHLVLGTPVLVLTGVLSSAYVVLGLPRTPYWAITQVGLSAFLVLFPPLQECVLSQRILYDDWARRCLRLPLSLPLAIGVSVSILAGFRDTIKRDEPEFVRTPKEGSLGIIRKSEAKWVATASRIAWCELGLGVVFLSAGLLSVVRGYAESCFLLASLAGAFLVASARSGSEIRRAGHRPATPASAGTSD comes from the coding sequence GTGGCGGCACCGCAACGGTCTTTCGTCCACTCTGACGCTGTTCCAAGCGGCGGTCATCGACAGCCTGTTCTGCTTTTCGAGTGGGATCCGCCAGGCCAGGGGGAGTCCACCATATATCTGGGGACCAGTGGGGTCTGGCGGAAGCGCGCGATCGAAGAACTCGGCGGGTGGCGCGAAGCACCGTTCACCGACGACGGCATCGACCTCAGCTTCCGTGCCCAGCTCGCGGGATGGTCGGTCGTCTTCGTCAACGAGGCATTGGCCAGCAGCGACCTTCCCGACACCTACCTCAGCTACAAAAGCCAGCAACGCCGCTGGGCGCGCGCGGCATTCCGGCTCTTCCTCGACTATGGGAAGAATGCGCTCAGTCCGCCACAGGGCAAGAGACGTCGATTTCTTGAGCTTTCTTCCTTGCACCTGGTTCTGGGTACACCGGTACTCGTCCTGACCGGAGTGCTCTCCAGTGCATATGTCGTTCTCGGGCTCCCACGCACTCCGTACTGGGCGATCACCCAAGTCGGTCTCAGCGCGTTTCTCGTACTGTTCCCGCCGCTGCAGGAATGCGTGCTCTCGCAGAGAATTCTGTACGACGACTGGGCGCGGCGGTGTCTGCGTCTCCCACTGTCGTTGCCGCTCGCCATCGGCGTATCGGTCTCCATCCTGGCCGGCTTCCGGGACACGATCAAGCGAGACGAGCCGGAGTTCGTGAGAACCCCCAAGGAAGGGTCGTTGGGCATTATCCGGAAGAGCGAAGCGAAGTGGGTCGCAACCGCCTCGCGGATCGCATGGTGTGAACTGGGCCTGGGTGTCGTGTTCCTCTCGGCCGGGCTGCTGTCCGTCGTGCGCGGGTACGCCGAATCGTGTTTCCTGCTCGCGTCCCTGGCAGGGGCTTTCCTGGTCGCGAGTGCGAGGAGCGGATCGGAGATCCGACGAGCCGGTCACCGGCCGGCTACCCCGGCCTCCGCAGGCACATCAGATTGA
- a CDS encoding FkbM family methyltransferase, translated as MLAMGMHDRDVAALIRHLVRPNMSVVDVGAHLGYFTLLCARLGGAASTVWAFEPSSALLPILRRNVAENDVGGEIHVVPSAVGDSVGAVTLFAGTPDSMLSSIHRAAAAGDGPGPRETVACTTLDAWAEQSLWPRVDLVKIDIEGHEVAALAGMRELSRRNPGLVLIIELNERTLAAAGESIDSFWAALAACGFDDVSLAGPPPRPVTFPQDRDAIRREIRRQGNGRVNLMCLRRPG; from the coding sequence ATGCTGGCGATGGGCATGCACGACCGCGACGTCGCGGCACTCATCCGGCACCTCGTCAGGCCGAACATGTCGGTCGTGGACGTCGGTGCGCACCTCGGCTACTTCACGCTGCTGTGCGCGCGCCTCGGCGGAGCGGCGAGCACGGTCTGGGCGTTCGAGCCGTCGTCGGCACTGCTCCCCATCCTGCGGAGAAACGTGGCGGAGAACGACGTCGGCGGCGAGATCCACGTGGTGCCGAGTGCCGTGGGAGATTCGGTCGGTGCAGTGACGCTGTTCGCGGGCACGCCCGACAGCATGCTGTCCAGCATCCACCGGGCAGCGGCGGCTGGCGATGGTCCGGGGCCGAGGGAGACCGTTGCGTGCACCACCTTGGACGCATGGGCCGAACAGAGTCTGTGGCCCCGAGTGGATCTGGTCAAGATCGACATTGAAGGGCATGAGGTCGCGGCGTTGGCCGGTATGCGGGAGCTGAGCCGTCGAAATCCCGGTCTGGTTCTGATCATCGAGCTCAACGAGCGGACGTTGGCCGCTGCAGGTGAGTCGATCGACTCGTTCTGGGCGGCCCTGGCCGCATGCGGATTCGACGACGTCTCCCTGGCGGGGCCCCCTCCTCGACCGGTGACGTTCCCCCAGGACCGGGACGCCATCCGGCGGGAGATCCGTCGCCAGGGAAACGGGCGGGTCAATCTGATGTGCCTGCGGAGGCCGGGGTAG
- a CDS encoding CPBP family intramembrane glutamic endopeptidase, whose protein sequence is MANVRRPAVPDAQAADPTAPVGGLHPLTVLCIGVLVTAVALPESWQGWPYAPFPVFHACLAIVIPLWFRVRPTGRPWPEIRAHLPKQGRPFAAAIAFIGGFILLYSLAMTVLGKTRDPAWNLLATYGKFADLYAARYGSWFALIIAYVFLGLWPMFGEELFYRGFLQGSLLGRYSLPIASVVTSTLFGLRHSAQLVYLLPAYPYVAGAAYFVWAFGVSMIWCWVHARTGSLWLCMATHGVNIVLAPIVVALVVK, encoded by the coding sequence ATGGCGAACGTAAGGAGACCCGCGGTTCCGGACGCGCAAGCCGCCGACCCCACCGCACCCGTCGGCGGACTCCACCCGCTCACCGTTCTCTGCATCGGTGTACTGGTCACCGCGGTCGCCCTTCCGGAGTCATGGCAAGGCTGGCCCTACGCGCCGTTTCCTGTCTTTCACGCGTGCCTCGCCATTGTCATCCCGCTTTGGTTTCGGGTTCGCCCCACCGGTCGACCCTGGCCTGAGATTCGGGCGCATCTTCCGAAGCAGGGCCGACCGTTTGCTGCCGCCATCGCGTTCATCGGCGGCTTCATCCTTCTCTACAGCCTCGCTATGACCGTCCTCGGCAAGACGCGGGATCCCGCATGGAACCTGCTTGCGACCTATGGGAAGTTCGCGGATCTGTACGCCGCGCGTTATGGAAGCTGGTTCGCGCTGATCATCGCGTACGTCTTCCTGGGACTGTGGCCCATGTTCGGGGAGGAACTCTTCTACCGGGGATTCCTCCAAGGCTCGCTGTTGGGGCGCTACTCGCTGCCGATCGCTTCGGTCGTCACGTCCACCCTGTTCGGACTCCGCCACTCGGCCCAACTGGTCTACCTTTTGCCTGCATACCCGTATGTGGCCGGCGCAGCATACTTTGTATGGGCTTTCGGCGTGAGCATGATCTGGTGCTGGGTGCACGCACGGACGGGCTCTCTGTGGCTCTGCATGGCGACACACGGGGTGAACATCGTCCTCGCCCCCATTGTTGTTGCCCTCGTAGTTAAGTAG
- a CDS encoding alpha/beta fold hydrolase, which yields MVTELNFVYAPQIAEFQRDHRVVLYEPLLSTNTRVGIKDRAHEVRCLLSALGISRAHFVVWGDTGAAAYYLAKHHPELCRSMVFVGLADRYRFPQPYGFWLKMLEHLPIERVVSSRVFATLLGRFVGGTQIKPEWIVQEALVVFRLTALFKHSILPNLTEHRPTPGEVHVPSLVISGDNDHIVSVAQARRMAALLPNAGAAVIKPGGEHFITYVDDSFVNETVRRFISSVE from the coding sequence ATGGTCACCGAACTGAACTTCGTCTACGCACCTCAAATCGCAGAGTTCCAGCGCGACCACCGCGTCGTGCTCTATGAACCGCTGCTCAGCACGAACACGCGAGTCGGCATCAAGGACAGGGCCCACGAGGTCCGCTGCCTGCTTTCCGCCCTCGGTATCAGCCGCGCGCACTTCGTCGTGTGGGGCGACACGGGTGCGGCAGCCTATTATCTGGCCAAGCATCACCCCGAGTTGTGTCGCTCGATGGTCTTCGTCGGGCTGGCCGACCGTTACCGGTTCCCGCAACCCTACGGCTTCTGGCTGAAGATGCTGGAACACCTTCCCATCGAGCGAGTGGTGTCATCGCGTGTGTTTGCGACACTCCTTGGGCGCTTCGTCGGAGGGACCCAGATCAAACCGGAGTGGATCGTCCAGGAGGCGCTGGTCGTCTTTCGGTTGACGGCGCTGTTCAAGCACAGCATTCTTCCCAACCTGACCGAGCATCGCCCGACGCCGGGCGAGGTTCACGTGCCGAGCCTGGTCATCTCCGGCGACAACGACCACATCGTCTCGGTCGCCCAGGCCCGCCGCATGGCCGCGCTGCTTCCCAACGCGGGTGCAGCGGTCATCAAGCCAGGTGGTGAGCACTTCATCACCTACGTAGACGACTCATTCGTCAACGAGACCGTTCGCCGCTTCATCTCAAGCGTGGAGTAG
- a CDS encoding 3-oxoacyl-ACP synthase III family protein, producing MLEQFSISGTGHAVGSRIVSNTGLAVSMGLSTDWFTKRTGIDERRVCGEGEDVLTLAVSAVESALQSSGLRPDMLGPETVLLHIQNGLTAFTPPSGVILANALGLKGLRVLSVDGVCAEPVAMFEMAVLMLSSNRCSRVVISSSVDFLPIISSEDRGTVGLFGAGAGAVVVERHTTSQGMSAKVMSIQWVTHADHAALGSIPVLGYNAGPEGVSVQAGFYDMDGSGLVRTGVRVIPPLVSRVLEEAGWCHDDVHLVISHQPNVRMLHVLIEALGFRPEIFPMPASRLGNMGPASLLVNLSLARDEGLLRSGQKLLLLAFGLGFSCGAAAIELLPGEAGCND from the coding sequence GTGCTCGAGCAGTTCAGTATTTCAGGCACCGGTCATGCCGTCGGCTCCAGGATTGTCTCGAACACCGGCTTGGCTGTTTCGATGGGGCTGTCCACGGATTGGTTCACGAAGCGAACAGGGATTGATGAACGACGGGTTTGCGGGGAAGGAGAGGACGTACTCACGCTGGCGGTGTCCGCTGTCGAGTCGGCTCTCCAGTCGAGTGGGCTGAGACCTGACATGTTGGGCCCCGAAACAGTTCTCCTTCACATCCAGAACGGCCTGACGGCCTTCACCCCGCCGTCCGGGGTCATCTTGGCGAATGCGCTGGGGCTCAAGGGTCTACGAGTGCTCTCCGTTGACGGAGTGTGCGCTGAACCTGTGGCCATGTTCGAGATGGCTGTGCTCATGTTGTCGAGCAATCGTTGCAGTCGGGTCGTCATCTCGTCGAGCGTGGATTTCCTGCCGATCATCAGCTCGGAGGACAGGGGCACGGTCGGGCTCTTCGGCGCTGGTGCGGGCGCGGTCGTGGTCGAGCGGCACACCACGTCACAGGGCATGTCGGCGAAGGTCATGAGCATCCAGTGGGTGACTCACGCCGACCATGCGGCCCTCGGGAGCATCCCGGTACTGGGCTACAACGCCGGCCCCGAAGGGGTCAGCGTGCAAGCGGGTTTCTACGACATGGACGGCTCTGGCCTGGTTCGTACGGGGGTACGCGTCATCCCTCCCCTGGTTTCCCGTGTACTCGAAGAAGCCGGGTGGTGCCACGACGACGTCCACCTCGTCATCTCCCATCAGCCGAACGTTCGCATGCTGCACGTTCTCATCGAGGCTCTGGGCTTCCGGCCGGAGATTTTTCCGATGCCTGCCAGCCGCCTGGGGAACATGGGCCCGGCCAGCCTGTTGGTGAATCTCTCCCTGGCCAGAGACGAAGGCCTACTCCGTTCAGGGCAAAAGCTGTTGCTTCTCGCCTTCGGCCTCGGGTTCTCCTGCGGCGCAGCGGCAATCGAGCTCCTGCCCGGTGAGGCGGGGTGCAATGACTGA
- a CDS encoding DUF3419 family protein: protein MKSTLNRLIERTYFRGLVFNQSWEDPLLDREALRISADQDTVLSITSGGCNCLNLLCLRPRQLICVDPNPAQTYLLDLKLAGIRHLDHADFCSLLTSCGSTEAVDIYRRALRAKLPDDARNYWDSNTRVLERGILAQGKLGFFLKWIRRYMRCQLGERRMRQFFEVDDIDDQRDFYYREIHPRLLRGSVLKILGSRWVLACAGMHPSQYDLIQDRHDIGRYIRDRVEYVLTTVPIRDNYFIAQAFFGAYLDAENVPPYLLERNFDTLKQTADRVVNVTAWLTEYLDSLPESSVDKFNLLDIFDWMSRESLHTTVRSVLRAGTPGGRFIYRSLVRSLPVPPELRSAVVSEDDLAHRLFARDRSFTYSSFYIYRIDQQRVADQLHRT, encoded by the coding sequence ATGAAGAGCACGCTCAATCGACTGATAGAACGCACCTACTTCCGCGGATTGGTATTCAACCAGTCCTGGGAGGATCCGCTTCTCGATCGTGAGGCGCTCCGCATATCGGCGGACCAGGACACCGTTCTGTCCATCACGTCGGGTGGCTGCAACTGCCTGAACCTCCTCTGCCTACGGCCCCGCCAGCTCATCTGCGTCGACCCCAACCCCGCTCAGACGTACCTGCTCGACCTCAAGCTGGCAGGCATCCGACACCTTGACCATGCCGACTTCTGCTCTCTCCTCACGTCCTGTGGCAGCACAGAGGCGGTGGACATCTACCGGCGAGCACTGCGAGCAAAGTTGCCTGATGACGCACGAAATTACTGGGACAGTAACACTCGGGTACTGGAACGCGGGATACTTGCCCAGGGCAAGCTGGGGTTCTTCTTGAAGTGGATTCGCCGCTATATGCGATGCCAACTCGGAGAGCGACGGATGCGCCAGTTCTTCGAGGTTGACGACATCGATGACCAGCGCGATTTCTACTACCGCGAGATCCACCCGCGGTTGTTGCGCGGTTCGGTACTCAAAATCCTCGGCTCCCGATGGGTACTTGCCTGCGCCGGCATGCACCCCTCCCAGTATGACCTGATTCAAGACCGTCATGACATAGGGCGATACATACGCGATCGCGTGGAATATGTGCTGACCACCGTCCCGATACGTGACAACTATTTCATCGCCCAGGCATTTTTTGGCGCCTACCTGGACGCGGAGAACGTTCCTCCCTACCTCCTCGAACGGAACTTCGACACCCTGAAGCAAACGGCTGATCGCGTAGTCAACGTCACGGCCTGGCTCACCGAGTACCTCGATTCATTGCCCGAGTCGTCGGTCGACAAGTTCAACCTTCTGGACATATTTGACTGGATGAGCCGGGAGTCCCTCCATACGACGGTGCGCAGCGTGCTCAGGGCTGGTACGCCAGGCGGCCGCTTCATCTACCGTTCCCTCGTACGCTCACTTCCTGTCCCTCCGGAGCTCCGAAGTGCGGTGGTCAGCGAGGACGATCTCGCCCACCGGCTCTTCGCGCGGGACCGGTCCTTTACGTACAGCAGCTTCTACATCTACCGAATTGACCAGCAGCGAGTCGCGGATCAATTGCACCGGACGTAA
- the lspA gene encoding signal peptidase II — protein MTTSSSSQPQRETAGTETGARALSKSHLAALLAAAGLTYALDLGSKLLAVSRLENHEPVGVIGRVLTLQVIRNSGAAFSMGQAVTAVFTAIALVVVVVIVRASRKLHSLPWALALGLLLGGALGNLTDRIFRAPGVFRGHVVDFISVQHFAVFNLADSAIVCGGALMILLSFLGVSLGGTAPQDRRDSGIVVPG, from the coding sequence ATGACTACCAGCAGTTCCTCGCAACCCCAGCGGGAGACAGCAGGGACCGAAACCGGCGCCCGAGCTCTGAGCAAGAGCCATCTGGCCGCATTGCTGGCAGCAGCTGGTCTCACCTACGCATTGGACCTGGGCAGCAAGCTCCTGGCCGTCTCGCGGTTGGAGAACCACGAGCCCGTCGGCGTAATCGGCCGCGTGCTCACTCTCCAGGTGATACGCAACTCGGGCGCGGCGTTCAGTATGGGCCAGGCGGTCACTGCTGTGTTCACGGCGATCGCGCTCGTGGTCGTCGTGGTCATCGTGCGTGCCTCACGCAAGCTCCACAGCCTCCCGTGGGCTCTCGCCCTGGGCCTGCTGTTGGGGGGTGCGCTCGGCAATCTGACTGACCGGATCTTCCGGGCACCTGGGGTCTTCCGAGGGCACGTCGTCGACTTCATCTCTGTTCAGCACTTCGCGGTCTTCAATCTCGCCGACTCGGCGATTGTCTGCGGGGGAGCCCTGATGATCCTCCTTTCGTTCTTGGGCGTTTCCCTGGGCGGAACCGCCCCGCAAGACCGCCGGGACAGCGGCATCGTCGTCCCGGGGTGA
- a CDS encoding IS3 family transposase (programmed frameshift), which translates to MGMKHYPAEFKADAVALYRSRPGATIKSVAGDLGVNTETLRNWIRAADGRQPGTDSARLAAVQVGGGDVQADLAAARKRIRELEEERDIHRKAARYFRRRRALVNRCQFVEDHQRRFGVKRLCDILGLARSSFYYWRRTAAARAARQAVEAGLAARIRKAHQDSDGTYGAPRITAELRDEGGPVINHKRVARIMRTIGLEGVRLRRRHRTTVADQAAPKAPDLIGRDFTAAAVNTKYVGDITYPPVSGGKPLYLATVVDLASRRLAGWAIADHMRTQLVIDALAVAERTRGSLAAAVMHTDHGSQYTSKIFAEICRSAGVRQSMGAVGSNADNAAAESFNTAFKRETLKSRKGWSDEREPRLDAFCWLTRYNTRRRHSRLGQRSPIAYENALQQAATTLAQAA; encoded by the exons GTGGGGATGAAGCATTACCCCGCCGAGTTCAAGGCGGACGCGGTCGCGTTGTACCGGTCGAGGCCGGGAGCGACGATCAAGTCCGTCGCCGGCGATCTCGGGGTGAACACCGAGACGCTGCGGAACTGGATCCGGGCCGCCGACGGGCGCCAGCCCGGCACTGACTCCGCTCGGCTGGCTGCTGTGCAGGTGGGCGGTGGCGACGTTCAGGCAGATCTGGCCGCTGCCCGGAAGAGGATCCGTGAGCTTGAGGAAGAGCGTGACATTCACCGCAAGGCGGCCCGGTATTTC CGACGGAGACGCGCGCTGGTGAACCGCTGCCAGTTCGTTGAAGATCACCAGCGCCGTTTCGGCGTCAAGCGGCTCTGTGACATTCTCGGCCTGGCCCGCTCGAGCTTCTACTACTGGCGCCGCACCGCAGCCGCGAGGGCGGCCCGGCAGGCCGTCGAGGCCGGGCTCGCAGCCCGGATACGCAAGGCCCACCAGGACTCCGACGGAACCTACGGAGCCCCCAGGATCACCGCCGAGCTCCGCGACGAGGGCGGCCCGGTGATCAACCACAAGCGCGTCGCCAGGATCATGCGGACCATCGGGCTCGAGGGAGTGCGTCTGCGCCGCCGGCACCGCACCACCGTCGCGGACCAGGCGGCGCCGAAGGCACCGGATCTGATCGGACGTGACTTCACCGCGGCCGCGGTGAACACGAAGTACGTCGGCGACATCACATACCCGCCGGTCAGCGGTGGGAAGCCGCTCTATCTCGCGACCGTCGTCGACCTCGCCTCACGCCGGCTCGCCGGGTGGGCCATCGCCGACCACATGCGCACCCAGCTCGTCATCGACGCCCTGGCGGTAGCTGAGCGGACCCGCGGGAGCTTGGCCGCAGCGGTGATGCACACCGATCACGGGTCGCAATATACGAGTAAGATCTTCGCTGAAATCTGCAGGTCAGCAGGGGTCCGGCAGAGCATGGGTGCGGTCGGGTCCAACGCGGACAACGCCGCCGCGGAAAGCTTCAACACCGCCTTCAAGAGGGAGACCCTCAAGAGCAGGAAGGGCTGGTCGGACGAGCGCGAGCCGCGACTCGACGCCTTCTGTTGGCTGACCCGATACAACACCCGACGCCGGCATTCCCGTCTCGGTCAGCGGTCCCCGATCGCCTACGAGAACGCCCTACAACAAGCAGCAACTACCCTGGCCCAAGCCGCATAG